The DNA region GAAATCCCTCCTGAGAGGGATAACCCTTACGGAATTGAATTGCCGGAAGAATAGGAACTTGAATATGCTGGAAATTGAAATTGTCTCTGGTGATATTACCAAGCTAAAAGTGGATGCCATTGTAAACGCTGCCAACTGTTCCTTGCTGGGAGGTGGCGGTGTGGATGGCGCTATCCATCGTGCTGCCGGTCGTGAATTGTTGATGGCTTGCATGAAGTTTGGCAGTTGCCAGACAGGCGAAGCCCGAATCACTCCCGGGTTCAAGTTGCCCGCAAAGTTCGTCATCCATACTCCCGGTCCCATCTATAGGGATGGTCAACATGGGGAGCCGGAATTGTTGAAATCCTGCTACGAGAACTCCATGAAGTTGGCTGAGGAAAATGGTTGCGAGACCGTGGCCTTCCCCGCTATCTCCACCGGAGTGTACGGATATCCCTGGGAAGCCGCTACCCAGATCGCTATTCAGACTGTGAATAATTTTCCCTGCAAGTCTGTTAAGAAAGTAATCTTCTGTTGCTTTGGGGATGAAATGTTGAAGATCTACCAGGATGTTCTGAAAGAATTATAGGGAGCAATAGGTTAGGAATGGAAAGACTTGTTCTGGTAAAGACTACGAACTACAAGACGGGCTTGTTTGTCTTTGGTGGTTTTATTCTTTTTGTTTTGGGAAACGTAGCGTGGGATTATATCAAGTCAGACAAGTCAGTACCAATAGACCCTAGCATGTATGTTTTGGGTGCGGCATTTATGACTGCCTGGGTGGCTTTTGCATTGCGCATGTTCTTTTATGCTTATCCCCGCAGTATTACAAAATTGCCGGATGGCTTCTATGAAGTCAGAACAGGATTAATCAAACATCTTGTTGCACAGGAAGAATTGGAGTTTAGCAGGTCATCCTTGCGCAAGGGGTTTAAAGATTATGACCTTTACTTTGATTATGTGGTGGTTCCCTATACTTTGCTCAACGGGAGAGTGCGTCTAGTTTTTGAAAAAGATATCCCATTACCCGTAGATGATGATGGACTTGTCATACGTAATTCAAATTTGTGGGACAATTCAAAGCTTGCTCTTGTTATCGGAAGGGATTATAAATATGAAGGTGATGGGGATCCTTATAACTTTTTCAGGGATACCAGACCTCCTGAAAGGAAGAAGCCGCCTAAACCGAAAGTAGAGGAAATTCCTCCTGAAAGGGATAATCCATACGGAATTGAACTACCTGACGAATAGTCTAATTGTTTCACGTGAAACACGATCGAGCCGAATGTCGCGGCAGGGAGCTTGCTCACTGACATGACTGAGGCGAAGAGTGTAGTATTAAAACGAAGTTTTAATACCAACATGCAGACCGAGAGCAGCGGCCAAGCTTGCTTGGACATGACCGAGCATGAGCATGTAGCGTACGAAGTACGCCAACATTTGCAAACCGCAGGGTGTAGCATGCCAACACAGTTGAGCTTGTCGAAGGGTCTAGCCATTCCCAAGGTCCTTTGCTAGATTTGCCTTCAACAAGAAGGCATTTATGATTTCTGAAATTGCCCCTGTACTTGAAAAGTTGAGGGGTACTGAAGAATACGACATCCTCGTCGAGATGGATGCTGTTTACTCCCGGATTGAAACGAAACAACGGGAATGGTTTGAAAAGTCCAAGTTCACCTGCCCTAAAGGATGCGGCACCTGCTGTGAACATTTCGAGCCGGATCTACTAGAAAGCGAAGCACTGTACATGGCCGCCTGGCTGATAAGTAATCAACCAGAAACGATAACCAAAATGTTCCACGTGGAACATTTTGGGGCGAACGAAGAATCCCAACATTGCCCCTTTTATCGTTCTGATCTTGAGGGTGGAAAGTATCCAGGCCACTGTTCTATTTATGGTGGGCGGGCATCTATCTGCCGTCTATTTGGTGCTGCCGGATCTCGGGACAAGCATGGTCAGGAGGTATGGAAACCTTGCAAGTTTTACCCTGCGGAAGAACTTGCTGCCGTCAAAACTCTGTCCGGAGAACCCATCCTCCATCGACAATATACTGCCGACGAAGTCCAGAATCTGTTCGGTTGTCTCCCTCCGGTCATGAGTGACATGATGGAGCAGGAAGAATGTTTTACTCCTGACGATGACTCCTCCACCCTAATTCACGACATCCTGCCCAAGTACATCCAGCGCCTCCTTTGGATTATGGATTTGAACTCCGGGAAGGACCCTATATAAAAAAGTGGAATTTCTTTTGACAATTTTAAGATGAGAACCGATATAATATACGAGGGCTGGTTACCCTCCCGTACTAGTCATACGGTTCTCCTTTGTTAGATGGTTGAAAAGATCCCCGGGGCGAAAGCCTCGGGGATTCTTTGTTGGTACTTGCGAAGGTTACACGTGAAACATCCTTTAAACTGTTAGTTCCACCAGATTGCCTTCGGGGTCCTGGACCACGCTTTCGTAGTATCCGTCTCCCGTTGTTCGAGGCTGCCCTACGATAGTGATGCCGTCATCTTCCATTTGGGCGGTCAACTTGTCCACCATTTCCTTGGACCCTAGGGACATTGCCACATGGCACCACCCGAAATGTGGATTGGATATTGAAGATTCAATGTTGGTCCGGTGCATCACTTCGATGCGAGTTCCCCCATCAAATGTCAGGAACCTGCTGGTAAAACCCTTGGCCGGGTTATGATATTCTGGATGAACCGTGGCGCCTAGATACTTTTCATAGAAGGCACAAACCTTCTCGATATCTCTGACCCAAATTGCGATATGTTCCACGTGAAACATAGGGACTAATCTCCATTATACTTTTTCCATAAACCAATATACAAAAAAGAATGCTGGTGGTATTTCCCAGCATTCCTTTCTTCGTCATATACGGCTTAGGTTTTAAACTCCCCTAGCCTCCGGGTCCCAGATGACTTTATGGAGCTGCACCTGGAATCGGACATTGTTCCTTTTCATGGTGGCGTTATGGAGAATCCAGTCCACCATGTCCTCGTACTTCATTGTCCCGAAGATGGGAGAAACATAGAATGTAGGGAGCTTCATTCCCCTTCTGGCATATTCAGCTTCCATGGCCCCGATGACTCGGGCGGCATCCTGAAGGTCCTCTTCCGTACCCACAACGAACTTTAGGACGTCCCTTCCGGAGAGGGTCATCATGTTTTCCAATTTCATCTTGGGTTGCATCCCGCTGGAGATACTCTTCCAGTCCATGGTGCAGAACATATGTCTATAGCCGGAGGGTTTGGGCTGAGTTCCGTTTGTCTCGATATTCACCTCGAGGCCATAATCGTCCAACATTTTCAATAGAACTTCCACATCCTTGTGGATAAGAGGTTCCCCTCCCGTCAAGGTGACGAACTGGGTGTTGAAAGACTTGACCTTCTCGAAGACCTCCACAGGGGACAGCTCCTGAAAGTCAGACCCTTCCACCGCATACATGGAGTCGCAATAAGAGCAGCGGAGGTTGCATCCGAACAGACGGACGAATACTGCGGGGGCGCCTGTGCGGATACCCTCGCCCTCGATACTGAGGAAAATTTCTGAAACTTTCATATGTGTATCTAGATTCTTCGACTCTATGCCTGCGGCATTTCGCTCAGAATGATTGTTGGTGGGCTCGTTAATCTTTTTCAAATTCGGCGATGTTGTTTTCGCTTTCCTGGACGGTCACCTTATAGCAGTGAGGAATCTTGTCACAGATCCACTTGGCCAGATTCTCGGCGGTTGGGTTGAAGTCCACCACCTCATTGATGTACTTGTGGTCCAGCTGCTGGGAAATAACTTCCTTTGCCGTCTTGAAATCGATAACCATGCCATTGGCGTCCAGGGTCTTGGATTGGCAATAGACGGTAATGATCCAGTTATGTCCGTGAAGATTTTGGCACTTGCTTTCGTAGTTCAGTGCCAGCTTGTGTGCGCCCGAGATTTCGAAGCGCTTCATGATTCTGTACATGAGGTACCTAGTTTTGTTTAAGGACAGGATGGTTTTTCGAACTGTCCCGCGGTCGATTATGAACACCGCTGTGAATAGATGTTGAAAGTTCGCCTTGCGAACAGGGAAAATATAGAAAAACTTAATTATAGTTTAAACGGTATCGAACAATACGGGCGTGATCCATTTTCCCGTTATGGAGCTGAAGACTGTATAGAAACTGATGGTCGCCTTCTTTGGTGATGGTTATATCTTCTAGTTCCCAGAGTCTATCATTTTTCTGACTTCCTATATACTTGATGTTAATGAAGTCAGTATCTTCGCCTTTGTTGTTTACGCCTGTCAAAATGATTTCATGGTATCCGTCCTGCTTTTGCACAAAACCATGGATTCCGGTATAGTTTTCATTGTTTGCGTCCTTTTTGTCTAGAACATAATAGAAGGTGCCAGAAGAGTCAAAGGTCCCTCCCTGACTAGCCATCTTTTTCCACTCGTTCTCAGGTAAGTTGACATTAGCATAGTGTAATTTATGTTGCTGAATTAGTTGTATTGTTTCCCCATTTTCAAATGTGGGGTTATACTCTAGAAGCTCTCTTGCTCCGTTTGACGAGTAGATATTTTGAGTAACAGGATTAAAGCCAACCCATGCAGCATTTTTTTGAGCATCCGAAGGAAGAAAGCCGTACTTCACAAATTCTAGGTTTGCATTTAAGACTATGATGATCGGTGTAGCCTTTTCTGTAGTAAGAGCATGGACCCTCCCTGTGGTTGCGATGTAGATGAATCCATTATGGTAGACAATTCCACCGAAATGACGATACCATCCTTTCCTCAGCTCCTTTTGCAGGGAAACCAGATGGACACGGGCCTTGATTACGTTAAGGGAGTCCTTGGGTATCTTGAAGATTTCCCATTGGTTTGTGATATACCAGTGGGTCTCGCTCTGCGCTATCCCCTGTATTTCCGTAACGTCAATTTTGCCCCATTCGCTTTCGGAAATCAGCTCCCCCGCTTGCACGAACCCTGTCGGTACAACACTTTCGTGAGGTAGAATAATCTCCGGTTCATTTTTCGGGAGGATAACTTGATCGTCGAAAAAATAGTCGTCCAGCTTATGGAAGAGGATATTTAAAAAAAGCGTTACGACAATCAGCACTGCATAGACTTTTTTCTTCATAGAGAAAAAACTAGCTAAGAGTGGTTGCGTAACGCAGTTGAAGGCCGTCTTTTTAAGATAGACCTACGAAAAAGGTAGATGAACTACTTTTCCACCGGAACCTGGATGATGGACAGCCACTTTTCGGGGTCGTCCTGATTCCAGATGCCGTCCACATAGACGCAGCGGAGGTCACCCACAATCTTGTAACCCTGCTCCTCGATGTACTTGAACATCTCGGTGTAGGACTGGTAGAAGCGATCATAGGGTCCGATGTGCTTCAGGCAGAGGGCGGTTTTCACTGCGGGCATCTTCTTGAACTGGATGATTTCGGAATCCTTAAGCATTTCTTCCACCTGTTCGCAATACTCGATATCCACATCTTCGGGCTTGTATTCCTTGTTGTGTTCGATGGTAAAGCAGTAACCGGTGGCAGAACACTTGCAACCCAGGCGCTGCATTTCGGGTCCAATCACGTTGCAGCACATGTCGCCGATGGCCTGGTAATTCTTGATGACTTCGCGGTGGCTGGCCACCATGATTTCGGGGAGGGACTGGATGGAGAACTTTTCCATACTCTTAAACTTCCTTTGGGAGTCTATCATCTGGTGCAGATTTTCACGACGCTTCAGGAGAACCTTCAGCTCCTCTTCGCAGGCCTTGATCTTTTCTTCAAGCTGTGCCTCGTTGGGTTCGTGGGAACCTTCCTCGAAGAGTTCGCGGATTTCGTCCAGGGAGAAACCGATATCCTTCAGCCGGCGGATGGCGCCCAGGCGCTGCATCTGCTCCAGCTTATAGTAGCGGTAACCTGTCCACTGGTCCACCTCGCAGGGTTTCAGGATCCCCATCTGCTCGTAGTGACGTAAGGTCTTTACGGTCACCTGCATCATCTGAGAGAACTCACCTATCTTTAATTTGACTTTGTTCATATAGAAATTGCGGTTCGCGACCCGCCCCTTGTGATCACTTTTCTGCCACCTCGTCAGGCGACAATATAAATATAGACCCGTCCCCAAGGGACGAGTCAATAGGAAAAATGAACTTTTTTGAAAAAAATGATCAGAGCGGGAATTTCAAGCCGGCATAGATGAGGCCACGCTGACCCCATCCCAGAAGTTGAATGTAGAAATATCCAATTTCAAGACCGAACAATGTGTAGTGAAGCATGGGCATTGCGCCCCCAGTGGTTGCTACAATTATGCCAGCGTCAAGTTCCATGTAAGGATTGATAAAACCATATTTGTTAAAATTCAGTTTCGCCCTGGGCATCAAGGTGAAAAAAGCGATATCATTATCGGGCATTGCGAAATTAAAGATTACGCCGGTCTCGAAAAAATCGCTCACTTCATAGCCGTAGTTGATGGAAATATCCCCAATAAAGAATGCATCTTCTGGTTCTTCGTGAGAGAATGCGCTGCCGATT from Fibrobacter sp. UWEL includes:
- a CDS encoding O-acetyl-ADP-ribose deacetylase — its product is MLEIEIVSGDITKLKVDAIVNAANCSLLGGGGVDGAIHRAAGRELLMACMKFGSCQTGEARITPGFKLPAKFVIHTPGPIYRDGQHGEPELLKSCYENSMKLAEENGCETVAFPAISTGVYGYPWEAATQIAIQTVNNFPCKSVKKVIFCCFGDEMLKIYQDVLKEL
- a CDS encoding YkgJ family cysteine cluster protein, whose product is MISEIAPVLEKLRGTEEYDILVEMDAVYSRIETKQREWFEKSKFTCPKGCGTCCEHFEPDLLESEALYMAAWLISNQPETITKMFHVEHFGANEESQHCPFYRSDLEGGKYPGHCSIYGGRASICRLFGAAGSRDKHGQEVWKPCKFYPAEELAAVKTLSGEPILHRQYTADEVQNLFGCLPPVMSDMMEQEECFTPDDDSSTLIHDILPKYIQRLLWIMDLNSGKDPI
- a CDS encoding VOC family protein, with the translated sequence MFHVEHIAIWVRDIEKVCAFYEKYLGATVHPEYHNPAKGFTSRFLTFDGGTRIEVMHRTNIESSISNPHFGWCHVAMSLGSKEMVDKLTAQMEDDGITIVGQPRTTGDGYYESVVQDPEGNLVELTV
- a CDS encoding radical SAM protein, translated to MKVSEIFLSIEGEGIRTGAPAVFVRLFGCNLRCSYCDSMYAVEGSDFQELSPVEVFEKVKSFNTQFVTLTGGEPLIHKDVEVLLKMLDDYGLEVNIETNGTQPKPSGYRHMFCTMDWKSISSGMQPKMKLENMMTLSGRDVLKFVVGTEEDLQDAARVIGAMEAEYARRGMKLPTFYVSPIFGTMKYEDMVDWILHNATMKRNNVRFQVQLHKVIWDPEARGV
- the queD gene encoding 6-carboxytetrahydropterin synthase QueD, with protein sequence MYRIMKRFEISGAHKLALNYESKCQNLHGHNWIITVYCQSKTLDANGMVIDFKTAKEVISQQLDHKYINEVVDFNPTAENLAKWICDKIPHCYKVTVQESENNIAEFEKD
- a CDS encoding MerR family transcriptional regulator, giving the protein MNKVKLKIGEFSQMMQVTVKTLRHYEQMGILKPCEVDQWTGYRYYKLEQMQRLGAIRRLKDIGFSLDEIRELFEEGSHEPNEAQLEEKIKACEEELKVLLKRRENLHQMIDSQRKFKSMEKFSIQSLPEIMVASHREVIKNYQAIGDMCCNVIGPEMQRLGCKCSATGYCFTIEHNKEYKPEDVDIEYCEQVEEMLKDSEIIQFKKMPAVKTALCLKHIGPYDRFYQSYTEMFKYIEEQGYKIVGDLRCVYVDGIWNQDDPEKWLSIIQVPVEK